In Chiloscyllium plagiosum isolate BGI_BamShark_2017 chromosome 39, ASM401019v2, whole genome shotgun sequence, one genomic interval encodes:
- the LOC122542200 gene encoding transcription factor Spi-B-like isoform X1, with product MHTLETPQIEPSQISLYPDAVSYETDTYSKHPAPFCSYYVADPEQSTDHYWTGSEHHSLSYEHFDGGQFTQLQNVAVSHLQSLYPQFPLEVVSTPEPSLPNHSTCPLEEDYNQQVFPMLYPSFQTPTDLSSPSISEDDDYNLGSPVLEVSDSEFDENIPPRESSTHDGGVRKKVRLYQFLLELLKSGDMRDCVWWVDREKGTFQFSSKHKEVLAHRWGMQKGNRKKMTYQKMARALRNYGKTGEIRKIKKKLTYQFDGMLLSQKKSECKTSYLP from the exons ATGCACACGCTGGAAACACCGCA GATTGAGCCATCACAGATTTCTCTG TATCCTGATGCAGTGTCATATGAAACAGATACATACAGCAAGCATCCAGCTCCTTTTTGTTCCTACTATGTTGCTGATCCAGAGCAATCTACAG ATCATTACTGGACGGGCTCTGAACATCACAGCCTGAGCTATGAGCATTTCGACGGGGGGCAGTTCACCCAGCTTCAGAATGTGGCAGTCTCACACTTGCAGAGTTTGTACCCGCAGTTCCCACTGGAGGTTGTCAGCACCCCAGAGCCCTCACTGCCAAACCACAGCACCTGCCCACTGGAGGAGGACTACAACCAG CAGGTTTTCCCCATGTTGTACCCTTCCTTCCAGACACCCACCGATTTGTCAAGCCCTTCGATATCCGAGGATGATGACTATAACCTCGGCAGCCCCGTGCTGGAGGTTTCTGACAGTGAGTTTGACGAGAATATCCCTCCCAGAGAGTCGTCCACGCACGATGGAG GTGTTCGGAAGAAGGTGCGCCTCTATCAGTTCCTGCTGGAGCTTCTGAAGAGTGGGGACATGCGGGACTGCGTCTGGTGGGTGGACCGTGAGAAGGGCACTTTCCAGTTCTCCTCCAAGCACAAGGAGGTGCTGGCTCATCGCTGGGGAATGCAGAAGGGCAACCGCAAGAAGATGACCTACCAGAAGATGGCGCGGGCCCTGAGGAACTACGGCAAGACTGGCGAGATCCGCAAGATCAAGAAGAAGCTCACCTACCAATTTGATGGCATGCTGCTCTCTCAGAAGAAATCTGAATGTAAAACCAGCTATTTGCCGTAA
- the LOC122542200 gene encoding transcription factor PU.1-like isoform X3, whose translation MHTLETPQIEPSQISLYPDAVSYETDTYSKHPAPFCSYYVADPEQSTDHYWTGSEHHSLSYEHFDGGQFTQLQNVAVSHLQSLYPQFPLEVVSTPEPSLPNHSTCPLEEDYNQQVFPMLYPSFQTPTDLSSPSISEDDDYNLGSPVLEVSDSVRKKVRLYQFLLELLKSGDMRDCVWWVDREKGTFQFSSKHKEVLAHRWGMQKGNRKKMTYQKMARALRNYGKTGEIRKIKKKLTYQFDGMLLSQKKSECKTSYLP comes from the exons ATGCACACGCTGGAAACACCGCA GATTGAGCCATCACAGATTTCTCTG TATCCTGATGCAGTGTCATATGAAACAGATACATACAGCAAGCATCCAGCTCCTTTTTGTTCCTACTATGTTGCTGATCCAGAGCAATCTACAG ATCATTACTGGACGGGCTCTGAACATCACAGCCTGAGCTATGAGCATTTCGACGGGGGGCAGTTCACCCAGCTTCAGAATGTGGCAGTCTCACACTTGCAGAGTTTGTACCCGCAGTTCCCACTGGAGGTTGTCAGCACCCCAGAGCCCTCACTGCCAAACCACAGCACCTGCCCACTGGAGGAGGACTACAACCAG CAGGTTTTCCCCATGTTGTACCCTTCCTTCCAGACACCCACCGATTTGTCAAGCCCTTCGATATCCGAGGATGATGACTATAACCTCGGCAGCCCCGTGCTGGAGGTTTCTGACA GTGTTCGGAAGAAGGTGCGCCTCTATCAGTTCCTGCTGGAGCTTCTGAAGAGTGGGGACATGCGGGACTGCGTCTGGTGGGTGGACCGTGAGAAGGGCACTTTCCAGTTCTCCTCCAAGCACAAGGAGGTGCTGGCTCATCGCTGGGGAATGCAGAAGGGCAACCGCAAGAAGATGACCTACCAGAAGATGGCGCGGGCCCTGAGGAACTACGGCAAGACTGGCGAGATCCGCAAGATCAAGAAGAAGCTCACCTACCAATTTGATGGCATGCTGCTCTCTCAGAAGAAATCTGAATGTAAAACCAGCTATTTGCCGTAA
- the LOC122542200 gene encoding transcription factor Spi-B-like isoform X2: MHTLETPQIEPSQISLYPDAVSYETDTYSKHPAPFCSYYVADPEQSTDHYWTGSEHHSLSYEHFDGGQFTQLQNVAVSHLQSLYPQFPLEVVSTPEPSLPNHSTCPLEEDYNQVFPMLYPSFQTPTDLSSPSISEDDDYNLGSPVLEVSDSEFDENIPPRESSTHDGGVRKKVRLYQFLLELLKSGDMRDCVWWVDREKGTFQFSSKHKEVLAHRWGMQKGNRKKMTYQKMARALRNYGKTGEIRKIKKKLTYQFDGMLLSQKKSECKTSYLP, encoded by the exons ATGCACACGCTGGAAACACCGCA GATTGAGCCATCACAGATTTCTCTG TATCCTGATGCAGTGTCATATGAAACAGATACATACAGCAAGCATCCAGCTCCTTTTTGTTCCTACTATGTTGCTGATCCAGAGCAATCTACAG ATCATTACTGGACGGGCTCTGAACATCACAGCCTGAGCTATGAGCATTTCGACGGGGGGCAGTTCACCCAGCTTCAGAATGTGGCAGTCTCACACTTGCAGAGTTTGTACCCGCAGTTCCCACTGGAGGTTGTCAGCACCCCAGAGCCCTCACTGCCAAACCACAGCACCTGCCCACTGGAGGAGGACTACAACCAG GTTTTCCCCATGTTGTACCCTTCCTTCCAGACACCCACCGATTTGTCAAGCCCTTCGATATCCGAGGATGATGACTATAACCTCGGCAGCCCCGTGCTGGAGGTTTCTGACAGTGAGTTTGACGAGAATATCCCTCCCAGAGAGTCGTCCACGCACGATGGAG GTGTTCGGAAGAAGGTGCGCCTCTATCAGTTCCTGCTGGAGCTTCTGAAGAGTGGGGACATGCGGGACTGCGTCTGGTGGGTGGACCGTGAGAAGGGCACTTTCCAGTTCTCCTCCAAGCACAAGGAGGTGCTGGCTCATCGCTGGGGAATGCAGAAGGGCAACCGCAAGAAGATGACCTACCAGAAGATGGCGCGGGCCCTGAGGAACTACGGCAAGACTGGCGAGATCCGCAAGATCAAGAAGAAGCTCACCTACCAATTTGATGGCATGCTGCTCTCTCAGAAGAAATCTGAATGTAAAACCAGCTATTTGCCGTAA